In a single window of the Rhodamnia argentea isolate NSW1041297 chromosome 2, ASM2092103v1, whole genome shotgun sequence genome:
- the LOC115738665 gene encoding LOW QUALITY PROTEIN: CO(2)-response secreted protease-like (The sequence of the model RefSeq protein was modified relative to this genomic sequence to represent the inferred CDS: deleted 1 base in 1 codon), whose protein sequence is MKGAIANFLFFLFFLLSFVSFPGGTKAAQAKDNGVYIVYMGAAASTNGSLRYEHTQLLSSLKRKGITLVHSYSHSFSGFAAHLSEEEARSIAQKPGVISVFKDPVLQLHTTRSWDFLKHQIDLEIDSSPSSESDLSTQEYDTIIGIMDTGIWPESKSFDDKDLGVIPPRWKGKCMEGDDFRQSNCNRKLIGARFYADPDEATADRTPRDMVGHGTHVASTAGGSAVPGASFYGLAAGTAKGGSPRSRIAIYKVCSLEGCRGSAIMAAFDDAISDGVDVVSLSLGASAMAIPEVTRDPIAIGAFHAAENGIIVVCSAGNDGPNAGTVVNAYPWILTVSASTIDRDFESDVVLGGNKVIKGEGINFSNLDKHPVYPLIYAKSARQSEALESEARNCNPSSMDAAKIKGKIVVCDNDDKEFSETSKFEEVKFLGGVGLILADDEERSVASIYGALPMTVVSSKDASEILSYVNSTSNPVATVLATVAVGNYKPAPSMAYFSSRGPSSITKNILKPDVTAPGVAILAAWIGNDTASTPGKATPPFNVLSGTSMACPHVSGLAAAVKSRNPTWGPSAIRSAIMTTAIQTNNLRGPITTYTGTAATPHDYGAGEVSTTRALQPGLVYETNTTDYLNFLCYYGYNITQIKHIARNVLAGFSCPQDSSSDLISSINYPSIAISGLERKRSKTVVRTLTNVAGDDATIYMASIDAPEELAVKVVPSKLEFEKTGQKQSYQVVLSLTSSVKEDLFGSITWTNGQYKVRSPIVVISKNDSL, encoded by the exons ATGAAAGGCGCTATCGCTAACTTCCTGTTCTTCCTGTTCTTCCTCTTGTCTTTCGTCTCATTCCCTGGAGGTACCAAAGCAGCTCAAGCAAAGGACAATGGGGTTTACATTGTCTATATGGGAGCGGCTGCTTCCACAAATGGATCCTTAAGATACGAGCACACACAGCTTCTCAGCTCTTTGAAACG GAAGGGCATTACATTGGTACACAGCTATTCGCACAGTTTTTCTGGGTTCGCAGCTCACTTGTCAGAAGAGGAGGCGCGATCAATAGCTCAGAAGCCGGGAGTCATCTCCGTGTTC AAAGATCCAGTACTACAACTCCACACGACTCGTTCGTGGGACTTCTTGAAGCATCAGATTGATCTGGAAATCGACTCGAGCCCCAGCTCCGAATCGGACTTGTCAACCCAGGAATATGATACCATCATCGGCATCATGGATACAG GCATATGGCCAGAGTCGAAGAGCTTCGACGATAAGGATTTGGGAGTGATCCCGCCACGGTGGAAGGGAAAATGCATGGAAGGGGATGATTTCCGTCAGTCCAACTGCAACAG AAAGCTGATTGGAGCTAGATTTTACGCTGATCCTGATGAGGCAACAGCAGACCGCACGCCCAGGGACATGGTCGGCCACGGAACCCATGTGGCTTCAACTGCAGGAGGAAGTGCCGTGCCAGGTGCATCTTTCTATGGCCTAGCTGCGGGGACTGCAAAGGGCGGATCCCCCAGGTCAAGAATTGCCATCTATAAAGTATGCTCGCTGGAGGGATGCCGGGGGTCTGCCATAATGGCAGCTTTTGATGATGCAATTTCTGATGGAGTCGATGTGGTGTCACTCTCACTTGGTGCATCTGCGATGGCGATACCGGAAGTCACGAGGGATCCAATAGCGATAGGAGCGTTCCATGCGGCAGAGAATGGGATAATTGTGGTCTGCTCAGCAGGGAATGATGGGCCTAACGCAGGAACCGTCGTGAATGCTTATCCTTGGATTCTGACTGTCTCTGCCTCGACCATCGACAGGGATTTCGAGTCTGATGTTGTTTTGGGCGGAAACAAAGTGATCAAG GGTGAAGGCATAAATTTCAGTAATCTCGATAAACACCCGGTGTATCCTTTGATCTATGCCAAGTCTGCACGACAAAGTGAAGCGCTGGAGTCAGAAGCAAG AAACTGCAACCCAAGTTCCATGGATGCTGCCAAAATCAAAGGCAAGATCGTTGTCTGCGACAACGATGACAAGGAATTCTCGGAGACGAGCAAGTTCGAGGAGGTGAAATTTCTTGGAGGAGTAGGCCTAATCTTAGCTGACGATGAAGAAAGATCTGTTGCATCTATCTACGGTGCATTGCCTATGACGGTGGTTTCTTCGAAGGACGCTTCCGAGATCCTCTCCTATGTGAACTCCACCAG CAACCCAGTGGCCACAGTCCTAGCAACAGTTGCAGTTGGGAACTACAAGCCAGCACCTTCCATGGCATACTTTTCATCTAGAGGCCCTTCATCCATCACCAAGAACATTCTCAAG CCAGATGTCACTGCACCAGGAGTGGCCATTCTTGCAGCATGGATAGGAAACGACACGGCAAGCACTCCAGGCAAAGCCACCCCGCCCTTCAATGTTCTCTCCGGGACTTCCATGGCGTGCCCACACGTGTCGGGCCTTGCTGCAGCCGTCAAGTCTCGAAATCCCACTTGGGGTCCATCGGCCATCAGATCAGCCATCATGACCACAG CCATCCAAACAAACAACTTGAGGGGCCCAATAACTACATACACGGGCACAGCCGCCACACCGCACGATTATGGAGCAGGAGAAGTGAGCACAACTCGAGCATTGCAGCCTGGACTCGTTTACGAGACAAATACTACGGACTACTTGAACTTCCTCTGCTACTACGGCTATAACATCACGCAGATCAAACACATTGCAAGAAATGTTTTGGCCGGTTTCTCTTGTCCCCAAGACTCTAGCTCCGACCTGATTTCCAGCATCAACTATCCCTCCATAGCAATCTCAGGTCTCGAAAGAAAACGAAGCAAGACCGTCGTCAGGACCCTCACAAACGTCGCAGGAGATGATGCAACCATTTATATGGCAAGCATCGATGCTCCGGAGGAATTGGCTGTAAAGGTAGTTCCGAGTAAGCTTGAATTCGAGAAAACGGGTCAAAAGCAAAGTTACCAGGTCGTTCTCTCTTTGACGTCATCAGTAAAAGAAGATTTGTTCGG